aagaaaagtgAGCTGTCATCTGCGTCTTTACATATCTAACTTACACTTTCTCCATCCTGTATTGGTAAAAACTTGAGAGCCCCGCAGCCGACACCGTAGCGACAAGTGGAAAGCCTGGAAAAATAGGTCAAAACATTCCTGTACTTTTGTTCAATCAGCTTTTATCATAGCTTTTTTTTTGAAGATCGGTTTACAACAAGGCTAGTCTACAAAACAGAATAACGACAGAAAGTCTAAACCGCCCTTCATCTCCATCTCCTTTCTTAATGGTGTCACATGTTTGTACGGCCAAATTACCTGAATGGTAGGTAAATTGATTTCGGGGAAAGAAAGTTAAGTAAGCAAACAGAGCAAATCCTCACCCCATGCTACAGCCGCAGCCTTGATGACGAAGTTCCCAGACACGTGATGGTCAAACACAAGCACAACGGCTCGGTATATGTTAACGGCCTCCACTGCCATCCACACCAAGGCAGCCAATAGGAAGTAGTGTAGCAAAGCTGCAACGACTGTGCAGCCAATGGGAGACGCCGTCCTGTTGATGCCAGCGAGGAAGATGACGAGAATGGCCAACAGAGCCACACAAAGGTTGATGAGGACGAGCCGCTGGTTCTTGGCATGACCTGTTCTTAAACTACGTCTGTAATTTCTGGAATCAAAACACCCAATATTCAATATCTTACCGGTAAGAATCATGCATGTGTGTCCATTGCATTCATTATGTGCTGAAATACAATTTAGACACAATGTATACCTTAGAAGGGAATCATCTCTTTAATCAAGCCGATTTTGTTTCAATCTTTTGAGAATAACAACAACGTGTTGACAGATGTAATGATTTAGTATATAGTTATAATATAGCCTAAACGATTACTCAAATATCAAATTACTATGTATGAACATCAACgtctaatttgtataataaatGAGAAATATTATAAggaatccactgcattccatggtAGGACTCTCACATGTAAATGgtgaaatgtcgatagatatcaattatgcaaataaaggcttcatttgcataattaataagaaagACAAATACCTAAAAAGTAGTAACTGATTGGAATTTCATTCTCAGAGCATTACGAAGGTAAGCCAATGTTGACATCATCAAATCATCAATCATGCAAGTCAGTGTGACAGTCGCATTTACATTGTTTATAAGGAAAAACTAAGATTCCCTTCTTTGCCAAAATAagtatttcatactttgaacaacttaATATGCTCTTTAGCTGGTGAAGAAGATCAACCAAGACAATTTATGCGAATGTATGCCATAAGACAGTATCGTTACATACCGTGTGAGGACAAAAGATAGTAAAGTGAGCACCAGGCAGACGATAGACACGACACAGCCCGCAATAGTGATGACCTCTAGCGGCTTCTCATGCTGCCCAAAACCAACACCGAACACATCCTGGAAACGTAACATTAAAACATTAGaggaaagaaataaagaatattCCGTTTTTATTGCGTCAGacttattttcatatacatgtggCAGACAATGTTGACCAGAAGTCAGTTATAATGCCGTAACGTcatagaagtgacacaagtggtGAATGATAAATATCAAGTGGTCAGGTATGACAATAACTTACTCGCTTGAACATAGCattatagagtagagtagagtagagtagagtagagtagagtagagtagagtagagtagagtacagtacagtacagtacagtagagtagagtagagtagagtaaagcagagtaaagtagagtagagtagagcacaGTACAGTTAGTAAAtaaagcagagtagagtagggtACTGTGCACTCTGTGCTTGGAGATCGTCCCAGAAAGAGACGACAACAGCATATTTCACAGGAAACCAAGGACTTGATCAGAAAGCGTGCTGAGGTCAAGAGGCGTGACCCCACATCTGATACTAACAAGTCGGAGTATTCCAGGCTAAACAAGATGTCCAAGAAGAGTTGTAAAGNNNNNNNNNNNNNNNNNNNNNNNNNNNNNNNNNNNNNNNNNNNNNNNNNNNNNNNNNNNNNNNNNNNNNNNNNNNNNNNNNNNNNNNNNNNNNNNNNNNNGTTCGGCAGAGGTGTAGTTGAAAACCAAGATTCGGATCCTGTCAAACAAGAGAAGCAAGAAGTCTTCAGCAGTTAGGGACAAGTCCGGAAAACTGATTTCCGATCCTGATGCTCAGCGGGAAAGGTGGGCTGAACATTTCTCTGAGCTACTCAACTCGCAGCAGGAAGACTCTGACCTAACTGAGTTGGACAGGATACCAGGTGTTCCCAGCTTTGCGTACCTGGGAGAAGATGATGGCCCTCCAACAACCATTGAGATTCAGAACGCTCTTAAGAAATTGAAGAACCACAAATCTGCTGGAGTAGATGGGATAGCCAATGAACAGTTGAAGTATGGTGCGTCAGGACTAATCAAAGCTCTGGAAGTTCTTTTTGCCAAGGTTTGGTTTGGTGAAGCCATTCCCGAGGACTGGTCCAAAGGCATCATCATTGTGCTACCCAAGAAGGGGGATACCACATATTGCGGCCATAACAGGGGAATAACACTCCGATCCACAGCATCAAAACTCTTTCAGATCATCATCCTGGAACGCATCAACCTGGGGTTGGAAAGATTACTAAGGGAAAATCAATGTGGCTTCAGGAAGAACAGATCTTGCATCGATCAGATTCACTCCCTACAGACAATCATCCATAAGAGTATTGAGTTCAACATCCCCTTGTATATAAACTTCATTGACTTTAAGGCTGCATTTGACAGCATCAAAAGGCAATTCATCTGGAAAGCTTTCTCCTTTTACGGGCTGCCTATGAAGTACATCAGAGTCCTGCAAGCCTTTTTCTACAATACTGTGAGCGCCGTAAGAGTGAATGGGGAGCAGTCAAGCTGGTTTAATGTCGAATCTGGTACTGGTCAGGGTGACATACAAGGCCCTCCAGTTTTCAATGTCTGCATTAATCTGGCAGCGTACCTTACTGAACAGAGGAAACGGCTCAGCACAGGTGCAGTGCTACTACAGGAGACTCCTGGACAGCCGGCTGTTTCAGTACTGGACACAGATTATGCTGACGACATGGCTCTACTAGACAACACAAAGCCGGGTTTACAGGAAACAACTGACTTGCTATGCAAGAACAGCTCCCTTGCTGGCCTCAAGGCCAATGCCAAGAAGACCCAAGTTATGGCAGTTGGCAAGCATACTACTCAACGACCATACACTGAGGAAGGAACGCTCAGTGTAACTTGAAGGATGCCCAGCTGAGCAAGTCAGCACCTTCACTTACCTGGGAACGACGGACACTGAACTTTCATTGCGTATTCAGAAAGCTTCCGGGGCTTTTTCCCAACTTGGAAATAACAGATATGGAACAACAGCAGCATTCTCCTCTCAACAAAAATCAGGATTTACGAGGCAGCAGTACTAACTATTCTGACTTATGGGAGTGAAGTATGGGTCACCACCAAGGCACAAATGAGCAGACTAGAAGTGTTCCATCAGCGCTGTCTTAGGAGGATCTTACGTGTACGATGGTTTCATCATGTCTCCAACATAAGTGTATtccaacagacagaaacaacgAACATTGAAGCTGTTGTAGCAGCCAGCAGACTAAGGTGGCTGGGTCATGTCTTGAGGATGCCTAATGAGAGTTTGCCCAGATTCCTCTTGGACTGGAACCCGAACTTTGGTAAAAGATCTAGAGGGAGACCGAGGAAGACATGGCTCAACACTGTCCTCGAAGATACCAGACTAACCACCGGAAACAACAACCTGAAACTGAATGACGTAGAAAAGATGGCCCAGAACCGCCTGGAATGGCGACGGATGGTTCGCAGGAGACGGAAAATCCTTGATGCAGGCCACTCCTCAGGAGGAGACCTTAacaagtaacaagtaagtaaGAGTAGGGTACGTAGTGTAAAGCAGAGaaaagtagagcagagtagagcagagtagagtagggtAAAGCAGAATAGAATTGGGCGAGTAGAGCTGAGTTGAGCAGACTATTCCAAGTAGTAAAATCGAAAAGATTAGAGCTGAGCAGGGTAGAGTAGACTGAAGAAGAGTAGAGCATAGCAATTTACTTTATATAGATCTAGTCTCTTTGCAGTTCTTTTTTTCGATTTACAGTacagtcgaaagttttttttttcagttttcaaaaaatCATCAAGTGCGTGCGTCACTCATAATgtatatcaaatcaacatcgcCATAATGAACAGCAGGAGAAAAAACACCACATACTTTTGTACCATTAATTACTTACAAAGATTGCAGCGAAGTTGGTGAGGTGATTACAGGCACATTTGTACCGTCCATTTTCCTCGCCCAGGCTCTCACACCCATCAGTTGACCACGCCCCATGTCCTGCCTTAGCCTCGAAGTCCCAAAACACACATCTAACCTCCTTAACGTCTTCAGGAAGAAAATcctaatagaaaaaaattaaaaactaaCAGATTAGCATATGGGGAAAGAAATTTATAATATTCCCCCctattctctgtctctctctctctctctctctctctctctctctctctctctctctctctctctctatatatatatatatatatatatatatatatatatatatatatatatatatatacatatatgtgcatatatatatgtgcgtGTGCATATATATGTGCGTATAGGAGAGAGATATTCCTCTACTTCTGTacataaagagagagagagagagtaagagagtGAGATTCAGTGGTTCACAGAAGCCATGATAGACAGGCTTAATATTTTCCGTGacttttgtatttgtgtgtgtactatgtttattcatgataagctcaaatcggcctggaGGGGGCATTTTTTAGTTAATGAGGGAATTGTTATGGGTCAGATACACATATATGGTACAAAAAAAAGTAAGACCTGCCACATGATTCATATGTCTTCTTCCTAAAAAAAACTTGCATTGTATAATTTACAACTAATGGGTCCCAGACAACGAATCAGGGAAAAGATCAAAGAAACGATGGGTAGTAGGATTGACAGGCTACCTGTAGGGGTGTAAAGGTGATGATGACGGGTTCAGGAAGGTTGTTGACTCGGCCCCCCGCGATTCTGCAGCCGATGATGCGGGTTCCCACTTCACTCTGGGAAGGTCCAACTGCACCCTGGGAAGTCT
The window above is part of the Branchiostoma floridae strain S238N-H82 chromosome 14, Bfl_VNyyK, whole genome shotgun sequence genome. Proteins encoded here:
- the LOC118430218 gene encoding adhesion G protein-coupled receptor L2-like gives rise to the protein MIQANNTSEIRLSYTVYNSSSLFVQTSQGAVGPSQSEVGTRIIGCRIAGGRVNNLPEPVIITFTPLQDFLPEDVKEVRCVFWDFEAKAGHGAWSTDGCESLGEENGRYKCACNHLTNFAAIFDVFGVGFGQHEKPLEVITIAGCVVSIVCLVLTLLSFVLTRNYRRSLRTGHAKNQRLVLINLCVALLAILVIFLAGINRTASPIGCTVVAALLHYFLLAALVWMAVEAVNIYRAVVLVFDHHVSGNFVIKAAAVAWGFPLVATVSAAGLSSFYQYRMEKVCWLAHKPLLYAFLVPAGIILLFNVLVFIVVMCKLVRNDQGQKQLRANKFSDSDHNRITRQIRRAFSIMALFGLTWVFGFFVINDARAVFAYLFCIFNTLQGLFIFVFHCVMREDIRKWWKKLSCSGHKDQGPHAVNESSSFSPAAQASPTFELSTLSSGSKPDHDSL